From the Purpureocillium takamizusanense chromosome 6, complete sequence genome, one window contains:
- a CDS encoding uncharacterized protein (COG:S~EggNog:ENOG503PCCD~TransMembrane:1 (i35-54o)) produces MTTTVLTRHSDSILPFSPTITHFCKHGSSARPWRLCYTMIWRIVVALLLLSFTAPPPVVLAVSPIRAYNVDPSSVSVSGLSSGGFMAAQLGVASSDVFKTGFGVFAGGPYDCARNQTFTMCVGNQTPSITIPTANMRAWSSSKAIASVENLASRRIFMQVGTADSTVGVNPMKQLRAQLSAFVDDPAHQVSFVTLDGAAHVFPTDFDGEGDNSCGESAEPWISNCRYDGAGAVLGWMYGGNLTARNEGSPTGTTVSFDQTGEFGARGLDSTGYLYVPSACQRGGSNNNQVCRLHVALHGCLQSHSQIGSKFMDNTGYKKWADTNNIIILFPQAKVDNSQHIIWNGIPIPNASACWDWVGWYGADADQRGGTEMAAIVNQVRAIVRGFDG; encoded by the exons ATGACAACGACTGTGCTGACGCGACACTCTGACTCAATTCTCCCCTTTTCTCCAACCATCACTCATTTCTGCAAGCACGGCTCATCAgcgaggccgtggcgtcTTTGTTATACCATGATCtggcgcatcgtcgttgcGTTGCTGCTATTGAGCttcacggcgccgccaccggtgGTGCTAGCTGTGTCCCCCATCAGGGCCTATAATGTGGATCCGTCGTCCGTGTCCGTGTCTGGACTCTCGTCGGGCGGCTTCATGGCCGCGCAGCTTGGCGTCGCGTCCTCGGACGTGTTCAAGACCGGCTTCGGGGTATTTGCTGGCGGGCCCTACGATTGCGCGCGGAACCAGACC TTCACCATGTGTGTGGGTAACCAAACGCCGTCCATCACGATCCCGACCGCCAACATGAGGgcctggagcagcagcaaggcgaTCGCATCGGTAGAGAACTtggcgtcgcgtcgcatcTTCATGCAAGTCGGGACGGCGGATTCGACCGTCGGCGTGAACCCGATGAAACAGCTCAGGGCCCAGTTGTCTGCGTTCGTTGATGACCCAGCTCATCAGGTGTCGTTTGTcaccctcgacggcgccgcgcacgtGTTTCCCACAGACtttgacggcgagggcgataATTCGTGCGGAGAGAGCGCCGAGCCGTGGATCAGCAACTGTCGCTacgacggcgctggggcgGTGCTCGGCTGGATGTATGGCGGCAACCTGACGGCTCGTAACGAGGGAAGCCCTACGGGCACCACGGTATCTTTCGATCAGACTGGGGAGTTCGGGGCCCGGGGTTTGGACAGCACGGGCTACTTGTATGTCCCGTCGGCGTGCCAGCGCGGGGGGTCCAACAACAACCAGGTCTGTAGGCTCCACGTCGCGCTGCACGGGTGTCTGCAGAGCCACAGCCAGATCGGCTCCAAGTTCATGGACAACACTGGTTATAAGAAATGGGCCG ACACAAACAACATCATTATCCTGTTCCCACAGGCCAAGGTGGACAATTCACAGCACATCATCTGGAATGGCATACCGATCCCCAACGCCAGTGCCTGCTGGGACTGGGTCGGATGGTACGGCGCAGACGCGGATCAAAGAGGTG GCACGGAAATGGCTGCCATCGTGAACCAAGTCCGGGCCATCGTCCGCGGCTTCGATGGGTGA
- a CDS encoding uncharacterized protein (EggNog:ENOG503NWD7~COG:I), with product MCPAMARTIRSAVAVLGAGSQGRRLAYMWSSRGKDVHLIDAAPRQLTASVEAVQKFRAESKASDGFGTIRTHAPSALAEALQDSWLVVECVPERLSLKQQVMSELDGLAPEDTIIASNSSSYSCKEILDGLELRHSTRVLSAHTYWPPETTVIEIMGHDNTDPSLVEVMMMRCAEHGFSPFHVRTDSMGYIYNRIWAAIKREALLAASEGAGTPQEIDSIFRGVLQTAKGPFELMDIVGLDVVLDIEQHYAAARGDIPMQPQQYLSRFVQKGHLGVKSGQGFYTYSDLASA from the exons ATGTGTCCTGCGATGGCGCGCACAATTAGATCCGCAGTcgcggtcctcggcgccggctcccAAGGCCGGCGACTGGCGTACATG TGGTCAAGCAGGGGCAAGGACGTCCATCTCATTGACGCGGCCCCGAGACAACTCACCGCCAGCGTCGAGGCTGTCCAGAAGTTTCGCGCCGAGTCGAAAGCCAGCGATGGCTTCGGCACAATACGAACGCACGCCCCAagcgccctggccgaggcaTTGCAAGACTCTTGGCTTGTTGTAGAG TGTGTCCCAGAGAGGCTGTCGTTGAAGCAGCAGGTCATGTCGgagctcgacgggctggcACCAGAGGATACCATTATCGCGTCCAACTCCAGCAGCTACTCGTGTAAGGAGattctcgacggccttgagctcaGGCATTCAACACGCGTTCTGAGCGCGCACACTT ATTGGCCACCGGAAACGACAG TGATTGAGATCATGGGTCATGACAACACCGATCCCTCGTTGGTGGAAGTAATGATGATGCGGTGTGCAGAGCATGGCTTCTCGCCATTCCACGTCAGGACGGATTCTATGGGATACATCTACAATAG GATCTGGGCGGCGATAAagcgcgaggcgctgctcgcggccTCGGAAGGCGCAGGGACCCCCCAGGAGATTGACAGCATCTTCCGTGGCGTGCTCCAGACGGCCAAGGGACCCTTTGAGCTCATGGACATTGTCGGTCTGGATGTCGTTCTTGACATTGAGCAGCATTACGCtgccgcgcgcggcgacaTTCCCATGCAGCCGCAGCAGTACCTGAGTCGCTTCGTGCAGAAGGGCCATCTCGGCGTCAAGAGCGGTCAGGGATTTTACACGTACAGCGATCTAGCATCAGCGTAG
- a CDS encoding uncharacterized protein (EggNog:ENOG503NWD7~COG:I), with product MPARGPSRNVGVARRRTQFSSCDECRRSRVGCDALSQGTRDDEPGTCTRCQNRNKQCTFKWMKDINKGAAGPKKAPLGKRNQQRRHSATSSTTDGGAASRDMGALSPKVGASDSSILGMVDWAAIGGPASMRDDDRCRTTSSLIVRSPTDTVSTAYSLEATGLVSRASLQVIYDRGFDAVFGSWMGRHGCPFLLGENSLAEKHASIAAICSRLDAWMTDASEDEALPLMDRRQQSPRDGLIDESLQNTIAAFSARWLPLSSSKTDPDQCHRNAIHALWRHARRDMLRVINRPSYRSMLALFLFALTPIPAGIHEDEEMDGISGQACVHAALQQIQTLRARQRNLQFSGSKVSPSSLKSNKAICTSPESIGTSDFIAAESIAYWAALTFDTSASLTLNCRSLLSSGLFGFEAELPWRLVRTGAKMFEETTHDWRVDGLLEMTDDRANQIIANGTSWKLLAWKLTAVFKEALRDGHDESEVLKGYSRVTESMQHFNDTYRQPLEQCQRRMQFLEQQTKLRWYSLMLHYHLSILMLEDIIEATGRYDLLPGLSTATADAENAVMNTLVFGLHNTFTLSFKSSSVGSSSSPGDVDGDATDAVITVPLISMDPYPHHVVASVQLMRKAIDRHLALGKISVESHTSLLATLEQTLGQLPQSSKSVQAARNRFSQQKAPGDGAGLHQDPPE from the exons ATGCCGGCCCGGGGCCCGTCGCGAaacgtcggcgtcgctcgtcgtcgcacaCAATTCTCCAGCTGTGATGAATGCCGTCGCTCGCGTGTGGGTTGCGACGCCCTCAGCCAGGGCACCCGAGATGACGAGCCCGGGACCTGCACGCGATGCCAGAACCGAAACAAGCAGTGCACCTTCAAG TGGATGAAGGACATCAACAagggcgctgctgggccgaAAAAGGCACCGCTGGGGAAGCGCAACCAACAACGCCGCCATTCCGCCACATCGTCAACGACCGATGGCGGTGCCGCCTCGCGAGACATGGGAGCTCTCAGCCCCAAGGTCGGGGCCTCGGACAGCAGCATTCTCGGCATGGTAGACTGGGCTGCCATCGGTGGCCCTGCCTCTATGCGTGACGATGACCGGTGCAGGACGACATCATCACTCATTGTGCGCTCTCCCACAGACACCGTTTCCACAGCGTACAGCCTAGAAGCCACTGGCTTGGTGAGCAGGGCGTCCCTTCAGGTCATCTACGACCGTGGGTTTGATGCCGTTTTTGGCTCTTGGATGGGCAGACATGGGTGCCCGTTTCT GCTGGGCGAAAACAGTCTTGCCGAGAAGCATGCCAGCATAGCCGCCATTTGCAGCCGTCTCGACGCATGGATGACGGATGCATCAGAGGACGAAGCATTGCCCCTGATGGACCGGCGGCAACAGAGCCCCCGAGATGGCCTAATCGACGAGTCTTTGCAAAACACGATTGCTGCATTCTCGGCCCGGTGGTTGCCGCTGAGTTCCAGCAAGACAGATCCCGATCAATGCCATCGGAATGCCATTCACGCGCTCTGGCGACATGCGAGAAGGGACATGTTGCGCGTCATCAACCGGCCGTCATACCGATCCATGTTGGCTCTCTTCCTGTTCGCACTCACGCCCATACCGGCTGGCATACACGAAGATGAAGAAATGGATGGCATATCCGGCCAGGCTTGCGTCCATGCGGCCCTTCAGCAGATCCAGACCCTACGAGCGAGGCAGCGCAACCTACAATTCAGCGGCTCCAaggtgtcgccgtcgtccctcAAGTCCAACAAGGCCATCTGCACCAGCCCCGAGTCCATCGGCACGTCCGacttcatcgccgccgagagcaTCGCCTACTGGGCCGCCTTGACCTTTGACACGTCCGCATCTCTCACGCTCAACTGCCGGTCTCTTCTCTCGTCGGGACTCTTCGGCTTCGAAGCCGAGCTGCCCTGGCGACTCGTGAGGACCGGAGCCAAGATGTTCGAAGAGACCACCCACGATTGGCGGGTTGATGGCCTGCTCGAGATGACAGACGATCGGGCGAACCAGATCATTGCGAACGGAACGTCTTGGAAGCTGCTCGCCTGGAAGCTCACGGCCGTGTTTAAAGAAGCACTCAGGGACGGTCACGACGAGTCCGAGGTCCTCAAGGGCTACAGTCGCGTCACCGAGTCTATGCAGCACTTCAACGATACATATCGCCAGCCGCTGGAGCAGTGCCAGAGGCGGATGCAGTTTCTGGAGCAACAGACGAAGCTACGCTGGT ACTCATTGATGTTGCACTACCACCTCAGCATACTTATGCTCGAGGACATTATCGAAGCTACGGGCCGCTACGACCTCTTGCCCGGCCTCAGCACCGCGACTGCCGACGCCGAAAACGCAGTCATGAACACCCTCGTTTTTGGCCTCCACAACACTTTCACGCTGAGTTTCAAGAGCAGCTCcgttggcagcagcagtagcccCGGGGACGTAGACGGTGACGCAACAGACGCGGTCATTACAGTGCCGCTCATCTCCATGGACCCGTACCCGCACCATGTCGTCGCGAGCGTCCAGTTGATGCGAAAGGCGATTGACCGCCACCTGGCGCTAGGTAAGATCAGCGTCGAGTCTCACACCAGCCTCCTGGCGACACTGGAGCAAAccctcggccagcttccCCAGAGTTCCAAGTCAGTCCAGGCTGCGAGGAACAGGTTTTCTCAGCAAAAGGCACCGGGCGATGGGGCCGGTCTGCACCAAGACCC ACCTGAATAG